Proteins encoded in a region of the Hippopotamus amphibius kiboko isolate mHipAmp2 chromosome 11, mHipAmp2.hap2, whole genome shotgun sequence genome:
- the TRIM26 gene encoding tripartite motif-containing protein 26 isoform X2, with protein sequence MAASAPLRSLEEEVTCSICLDYLRDPVTIDCGHVFCRSCTTDVRPVSGGRSVCPLCKKPFKKENIRPVWQLASLVENIERLKVDKGRQLGEAAREQQDTRLCERHQEKLHYYCEDDGKLLCVMCRESREHRPHSAILVEKAAQPHRKKLQDQRQCIVAEFEQGHQFLREREQHLLDQLAKLEQELTEGREKYKTRGVGELARLALVISELEGKAQQPAAELMQDTRDFLNRYPRKKFWIGKPIARVVKKKTGEFSDKLLSLQRGLREFQGKLLRDLEYKTVSVTLDPQSASGYLQLSEDWKCVTYSGLYQSAYLHPQQFDCEPGVLGSKGFTWGKVYWEVEVEREGWSEDEEEGDEEEEGEEEEEEEEAGYGDGYDDWETDEDEESLGDEEEEEEEEEEEVLESCMVGVARDSVKRKGDLSLRPEDGVWALRLSSAGIWANTSPEAELFPALRPRRVGIALDYEGGTVTFTNAESQELIYTFTATFTRRLLPFLWLKWPGTRLLLRP encoded by the exons ATGGCCGCGTCGGCACCACTGCGGAGCCTGGAAGAGGAGGTGACCTGCTCCATCTGCCTTGATTACCTGCGGGACCCGGTGACCATTGACTGTGGCCACGTCTTCTGCCGCAGCTGTACCACTGACGTCCGCCCGGTCTCAGGGGGCCGCTCCGTCTGCCCCCTGTGTAAGAAGccttttaagaaggaaaatatcaGGCCTGTGTGGCAGCTGGCCAGCCTGGTGGAAAACATCGAGCGGCTGAAGGTGGACAAGGGCCGGCAGCTGGGGGAAGCAGCCCGGGAACAGCAGGACACGAGGCTGTGCGAGCGGCACCAGGAGAAGCTGCACTACTACTGCGAGGACGACGGCAAGCTGCTGTGCGTCATGTGCCGGGAGTCCCGGGAGCACAGGCCGCACTCAGCCATCCTCGTGGAGAAGGCGGCCCAGCCCCACAGG AAGAAGCTCCAGGACCAGAGGCAGTGCATCGTGGCTGAGTTTGAGCAGGGCCACCAGTTCCTGAGGGAGCGGGAGCAGCACCTGCTGGACCAGCTGGCGAAGCTGGAGCAGGAGCTCACAGAGGGCAGGGAGAAGTACAAGACCAGGGGCGTCGGGGAGCTTGCCCGGCTGGCGCTGGTCATCTCTGAGCTGGAGGGCAAAGCGCAGCAGCCGGCTGCAGAGCTCATGCAG gACACCAGAGACTTCTTAAACAG GTATCCACGGAAGAAGTTCTGGATTGGGAAACCCATTGCTCGCgtggttaaaaaaaagacaggagaaTTCTCAGATAAACTTCTGTCTCTGCAGCGGGGTCTGAGAGAATTCCAAG ggaAGCTGCTGAGAGACTTAGAATATAAGACAG TGAGCGTCACCCTAGACCCACAGTCAGCTAGTGGGTACCTGCAGCTGTCAGAGGACTGGAAGTGCGTGACCTACAGCGGCCTGTACCAGAGCGCCTACCTGCACCCCCAGCAGTTTGACTGTGAGCCGGGGGTGCTGGGCAGTAAGGGCTTCACCTGGGGCAAGGTCTactgggaggtggaggtggagagggagggctGGTCCGAGGATGAAGAGGAGGGGgacgaggaggaagagggggaagaggaggaggaggaagaggaggccggCTATGGGGACGGATACGACGATTGGGAAACGGATGAGGACGAGGAATCGTTGggggatgaagaggaagaagaggaggaggaggaggaggaagttcTGGAAAGCTGCATGGTGGGGGTGGCCAGAGACTCGGTGAAGAGGAAGGGAGACCTCTCCCTGCGGCCGGAGGACGGCGTGTGGGCGCTGCGCCTCTCCTCCGCGGGCATCTGGGCCAACACCAGCCCTGAGGCCGAGCTCTTCCCGGCACTGCGGCCCCGGAGAGTAGGCATCGCTCTGGATTATGAAGGGGGCACCGTGACTTTCACCAACGCAGAGTCACAAGAACTCATCTACACCTTCACTGCCACCTTCACCCGGCGCCTGCTCCCCTTCCTGTGGCTCAAATGGCCGGGAACACGCCTCCTGCTGAGACCCTGA
- the TRIM26 gene encoding tripartite motif-containing protein 26 isoform X1, translating to MAASAPLRSLEEEVTCSICLDYLRDPVTIDCGHVFCRSCTTDVRPVSGGRSVCPLCKKPFKKENIRPVWQLASLVENIERLKVDKGRQLGEAAREQQDTRLCERHQEKLHYYCEDDGKLLCVMCRESREHRPHSAILVEKAAQPHREKILNHLSTLRRDRDKIQGFQAKGEADILAALKKLQDQRQCIVAEFEQGHQFLREREQHLLDQLAKLEQELTEGREKYKTRGVGELARLALVISELEGKAQQPAAELMQDTRDFLNRYPRKKFWIGKPIARVVKKKTGEFSDKLLSLQRGLREFQGKLLRDLEYKTVSVTLDPQSASGYLQLSEDWKCVTYSGLYQSAYLHPQQFDCEPGVLGSKGFTWGKVYWEVEVEREGWSEDEEEGDEEEEGEEEEEEEEAGYGDGYDDWETDEDEESLGDEEEEEEEEEEEVLESCMVGVARDSVKRKGDLSLRPEDGVWALRLSSAGIWANTSPEAELFPALRPRRVGIALDYEGGTVTFTNAESQELIYTFTATFTRRLLPFLWLKWPGTRLLLRP from the exons ATGGCCGCGTCGGCACCACTGCGGAGCCTGGAAGAGGAGGTGACCTGCTCCATCTGCCTTGATTACCTGCGGGACCCGGTGACCATTGACTGTGGCCACGTCTTCTGCCGCAGCTGTACCACTGACGTCCGCCCGGTCTCAGGGGGCCGCTCCGTCTGCCCCCTGTGTAAGAAGccttttaagaaggaaaatatcaGGCCTGTGTGGCAGCTGGCCAGCCTGGTGGAAAACATCGAGCGGCTGAAGGTGGACAAGGGCCGGCAGCTGGGGGAAGCAGCCCGGGAACAGCAGGACACGAGGCTGTGCGAGCGGCACCAGGAGAAGCTGCACTACTACTGCGAGGACGACGGCAAGCTGCTGTGCGTCATGTGCCGGGAGTCCCGGGAGCACAGGCCGCACTCAGCCATCCTCGTGGAGAAGGCGGCCCAGCCCCACAGG GAAAAAATCCTGAACCACCTGAGTACCctaaggagagacagagacaaaattCAGGGCTTTCAGGCCAAGGGAGAAGCTGATATCCTGGCTGCGCTG AAGAAGCTCCAGGACCAGAGGCAGTGCATCGTGGCTGAGTTTGAGCAGGGCCACCAGTTCCTGAGGGAGCGGGAGCAGCACCTGCTGGACCAGCTGGCGAAGCTGGAGCAGGAGCTCACAGAGGGCAGGGAGAAGTACAAGACCAGGGGCGTCGGGGAGCTTGCCCGGCTGGCGCTGGTCATCTCTGAGCTGGAGGGCAAAGCGCAGCAGCCGGCTGCAGAGCTCATGCAG gACACCAGAGACTTCTTAAACAG GTATCCACGGAAGAAGTTCTGGATTGGGAAACCCATTGCTCGCgtggttaaaaaaaagacaggagaaTTCTCAGATAAACTTCTGTCTCTGCAGCGGGGTCTGAGAGAATTCCAAG ggaAGCTGCTGAGAGACTTAGAATATAAGACAG TGAGCGTCACCCTAGACCCACAGTCAGCTAGTGGGTACCTGCAGCTGTCAGAGGACTGGAAGTGCGTGACCTACAGCGGCCTGTACCAGAGCGCCTACCTGCACCCCCAGCAGTTTGACTGTGAGCCGGGGGTGCTGGGCAGTAAGGGCTTCACCTGGGGCAAGGTCTactgggaggtggaggtggagagggagggctGGTCCGAGGATGAAGAGGAGGGGgacgaggaggaagagggggaagaggaggaggaggaagaggaggccggCTATGGGGACGGATACGACGATTGGGAAACGGATGAGGACGAGGAATCGTTGggggatgaagaggaagaagaggaggaggaggaggaggaagttcTGGAAAGCTGCATGGTGGGGGTGGCCAGAGACTCGGTGAAGAGGAAGGGAGACCTCTCCCTGCGGCCGGAGGACGGCGTGTGGGCGCTGCGCCTCTCCTCCGCGGGCATCTGGGCCAACACCAGCCCTGAGGCCGAGCTCTTCCCGGCACTGCGGCCCCGGAGAGTAGGCATCGCTCTGGATTATGAAGGGGGCACCGTGACTTTCACCAACGCAGAGTCACAAGAACTCATCTACACCTTCACTGCCACCTTCACCCGGCGCCTGCTCCCCTTCCTGTGGCTCAAATGGCCGGGAACACGCCTCCTGCTGAGACCCTGA